A window of the Cicer arietinum cultivar CDC Frontier isolate Library 1 chromosome 6, Cicar.CDCFrontier_v2.0, whole genome shotgun sequence genome harbors these coding sequences:
- the LOC140920930 gene encoding uncharacterized protein, which yields MTTYAIHNGRDFKFIKNLRVIVKCKEGCELFAYCAKLPDEDTWQLRKLVDTHSCNREYKVKLMRSSWLGRRLYSTVNENPNIKITDISNKVHQKWNVGMSKMKAFRARRVAIDMVDGSFKEQYIRLYNYCHELLRSNPNSTVKLEVQATNSEVTDYVDIPLLPSFRRLYMCLNGCKESFLICRPIIGLGGCFLKGYYGGMILPTVGRDPNVQMLPIALAVVEGETRDSRTWFLKLLIDNLGGKQACKFYTFIYDQQKGLLPAMDKLLPGVEQRFCVRHLYKTFRKIHLGKRLKELTWKAAKSTYHQT from the exons ATGACAACATATGCCATTCATAATGGAAGGGATtttaagtttataaaaaatctaAGAGTGATAGTTAAATGCAAGGAAGGTTGTGAGTTGTTTGCCTATTGTGCAAAGTTACCTGATGAAGATACATGGCAACTTAGGAAACTAGTTGACACACATTCATGTAATAGAGAGTATAAAGTCAAACTTATGAGATCAAGTTGGCTCGGAAGAAGATTGTACTCAACAGTGAACGAGAACCCAAACATAAAAATTACAGATATTTCTAACAAGGTTCATCAAAAGTGGAATGTTGGAATGAGTAAGATGAAGGCATTCAGGGCACGTAGGGTTGCAATTGATATGGTTGATGGATCATTCAAAGAGCAATATATAAGATTGTATAATTATTGTCATGAGttattaagatcaaatccaaatAGTACTGTTAAATTAGAAGTCCAAGCTACAAATTCAGAGGTAACTGACTATGTGGATATACCACTTTTACCTAGTTTTCGACGCCTATATATGTGTCTTAATGGATGTAAAGAGAGTTTCCTGATTTGTAGACCAATAATCGGTCTTGGTGGTTGTTTCCTTAAAGGGTATTATGGGGGTATGATTCTTCCTACTGTGGGTAGAGATCCAAATGTCCAAATGCTTCCAATTGCTCTGGCTGTAGTTGAAGGTGAGACAAGAGATTCACGGACTTGGTTCCTTAAACTATTAATTGATAACTTGGGTGGAAAACAAGCATGCAAGTTCTACACCTTCATATATGATCAGCAAAAG GGATTGTTGCCTGCAATGGATAAGTTGCTTCCTGGTGTGGAACAAAGATTTTGTGTAAGACACCTCTATAAAACCTTCAGAAAAATTCACCTAGGGAAGAGGCTTAAGGAATTGACGTGGAAGGCAGCGAAGTCAACATATCATCAAACATGA